Part of the Henckelia pumila isolate YLH828 chromosome 2, ASM3356847v2, whole genome shotgun sequence genome is shown below.
TCGGTAAATCATGGAGCACAACAGTATGCAAAATATATGAGAGGTCATGCACAAAAAAAAGTCATGCAATTAGTACGTGATGATATGTAAAACtaatattatttttgtaaaataatagtattgaaATAAATTGGGGAAATTGGGGATGAGATGAAAGTTGAATACCTATGAAAATAAATTGGAATggatacaataaataaaaataaaaacactgacaaaaaattttatttgaaccCGACTTATTGTTATCTTTGATGTAACCGGATGAAAAGTGAAACTGCTCTTAATTTTATGGGTTATTGTGTAATAACTGTAATTTTAGGGGGTACAATGAAATTAAACCAACCCTTGAATATCAACCTATCTTTCTCCTTGTCTGAGACTCTCATCCTCCTCCGAGTTCTACATTCAATATCAGCGCCGCAACAAATAATTTCTACGCTACAGAGGTGGACAGAAAATGGGTCACACGAAGGAGCAGCTCCTGTCTCTTTTGcaggttcttttttttttgggggggaaTTTGTATATATTTTCATTCAAATTCTTGTTTGAGCACGAAATCGGCGAGATGAAATGTTTCAAGTCCGGGCCTCGAGTGATTATTGTATATTAGTGGACCTAAATGGAATAATAGATCGATAGGTTTTGAAAGGGTGTTCGTTGTTTGCTGATATGGTGAATGGGTTTTGTTGTAATTAGAGGATGGCATACCTTTCTTCACTTTGTTCACTTCAAGActgtaattttgaaaatttcctTGATTGAGGGGAGTTTGATTTTGCTTATGGCCATTCTTTTGTAGAGAAAGAAATCTTGGAATGTATAGAAGGGGGCTACATACTCATGGAATAACGAAGTGAAAATGTAATTATTTGGTCTAACCGCCTCATTTTGATGAAATCGTTTCGATGTGTTGAATTCTTCGTAGAAGCACGGGAATTTGTGTCGAATGTTTGATTTTCGATGGTATTGGTactgtttgttttgttttctagGAATGTGGAaagttaatttttatttttgttcgaATATTTGGACAATGATGAGATTTGAGATGACTCATAGCTTGTTGGCTGGTTTAATGTCAAGAACTCGCTACATTTGTCAATCAGGCGGTAtaatatagaaagcgttaacaGAACTGGAATCAGTTATTCAAGTTATAATTTTGATGACATCTATTGTTAAATTTTATAGTAACCTCTATGCTAATTTATTTTCAGGAACTTAAAATAGAATTTTCCCAGTACGAGCATCCTGTTGTTTTGACAGTTGAAGAGCAGGTAAACAAATTTGGGCGCTTAGAGGTTTCTTATTTTTACTGAAGTTAAAGTAaccttttcctttctttttaaTCAGGCAAAGTATGTTGGTCAAAAAAACGGTGCATTGACCAAAAATTTATTCTTGAAGGTAAAATGATCATGTCTGTAAGAATGCTCACGCATCCACTTGTTTATTGGTCTGGACAAGCATTCCTGATACTGTGATACATTTTGTCTGTGACAGGATAAAAAACAACGATTTTACATTGTTTCGGCTTTGGCAGAGACAAAGGTAGATCTGAAAGGTATGCTCCTTTCAAAGTTGATGGTATCAATGTTCTTATTAATTAGATTTTCTTTTATGTTTCCATTCACTGGCACAATCTTCTTCATTACTTACACATCCGCAAACTCATATGTGTGAACACTAAAAGAATAATTTTATCCCTTGGTATACAGTTATGACTCAGAGGCGTTGAACACTGTAATTTTTTTAGTTATAAACTAAAATTTGTCTTCTGTGATGTACCTAATTTTGTTTCAACCACTGGAGCTCACAGTTTTGTCTCAGAGGCTTGGTCTTGGGAAAGGAGGTCTAAGAATGGCTCCTGAAGAAGCACTTGGAGAAATAATTCAGGTATGTACATGTTAGAAGAATAGATTATGCATTTTACGAGTTTCCTTGCTAATTTGCTTTTCGCTCGTTGACACATTTtgctaatttatttttaaggtGCCTTTGGGTTGTGTAACCCCATTTTCGCTTGTGAACGAATCAGCTAGGTATATCTTTTCTCCGGCCCTGTGCCAATGCAGTGTATTTTTATGCTGTTTCTTGCATACTGTGACTAGGCTATATTTTTGCTCACATTTTATTGTGACTTTTGTGAAGGAATGTTTCGATGTTGTTAGATCAAAGACTGAAAACTCAAGAATACTGTTTCTTTCATCCATTGTCTAATGATGTGTCAATTGGTGAGCGACTCTACATTTTTACATAAAATTACAATAAATATGACCTAATGTGAGCCTTTTTTTTCACTGCTTCAttatatttttatgtgaattcACTAGCATGGCTCACCTTATTTGTTAGTTGTTATCTTTCATATTCTCTTACTATACGCCCTACGGATTCTTCTCTTATATTTCTTAAGAACACAGTGACAAGTGTTGTTTATAGAAGTCAGGTGAATTAAGTGATAGTTTTAGAGTTTGGTTATGAAGAAAATTGTCATTCTGCACCTAGAATGTGCTTGAGAAACAAATATGAATTTGCATGTGTATAACCAGAAGCAAATGATTACTACAATCGGCTTCAGTGAGGATTCACCATCCTTCTGAGTTCTGTCTAAGGTGCACTAAAGAATACCTCAAGACTTTTACGTGCCTTGGCCAGGCTTCAGCAAAGGGTTGTCTCTTGGTGTAACCCTAAGAGCGACGATCATGTCTTGCTGTTTCTTGAGCATAGGGGCCACGTGTTTATGATATCTACGCTGCAGTTTCACTCTTTCTTCCTTTTGTGTTTAATGAAGTTGTGTCCATTGGAGTTCAGAGTTCAAGCTATTTGTTGAATCTTCTGTTAGTGATTGCAACTGGTTTCTTCAGATCGTGAGTGatacttaaaaaataattattgactTTACTTCCGAAGAGCAAACTGAGACAAGGAATATGAATGATAAATTGGTTTTCGCCAGCCCATAGCATGTCCAGTAAAAAAACTGTCCAAATTGTTAATCCCACTAATAATTTTCAGGACCTTGACCTTCAGTTCTATGCCATTGTTTTATCACTGTTTTGTCATGTTTCATTTCTGGTTCCAGCTCTTAATGCGCATGATCTTGACAAGTTTCTGAATTCAATTGGGAAACCACCGGCATATGTTGACCTAGAGGTAATTAACAACGCTTCGTCAGCGTCCATAAATTTTCTTAACAATAATGGcttgatttttaaaataaccGTGTTGATTTTGCAGGCCGATCCTACGGTAGGGAAGGATCAACCACCAGATTTAGCTGGTCTTGTTCCGTCGGGTGCAACTGTCTTGTCTGATCCTCCGGAGAACAAAGCTTCCTCTCAAGGCCCTGAAAAAATTCCTGTCTCTGTGAATAACAAGCCAACTGCTGTCACAGGTGTGTATAGTCATCAAGACAGTGTGTAAATTATAGAGAATAAGTAATCAATTTACTTTTAAGGTTAGaaggaaatatatatttttcgaaTTTACTCCACAATCATAGTGTTTGTTATACGATGGAGTGAACTTGAATTAATGTGCTGTGTGCATATCTTTGATCAATACCAAAAGCTGTAAAACCATCCGATGCATCTGAAAAGGAGAAATCACGTGCTGCTGCGAATTCGCCCATAGCTTTTGCGGACCCTGACAAATTTGTCGAGGAAATCTTGGAGAAGACTGTGTCCACAGCTCTTTCCGGGGTTTGTATTCTGTTATACATTCTGTGCCTATTACTTCTCAGACATAGCTTTCGATGTCATTTGTTTTTTCCCAACAGATTAAGCAGCACATAGACAAAGATCAGGAACAACTCTCTATTACAATATCAAACCACATGAGAAAACAACTTGGTGCGCAGTTGAAGTTCATTTCTGTAAGTATAAATTTCTCGCAAAGCACTGGCCTGTAGTCCTGTATCATATTTTCTCTCTAGTTCTCCATTTACGTTCAAACAAAATCCTCGCTCTGACACAAAACATAGCCTCTGAAGTTTCTGTTCTGTtctgattttgtttttttttttttttttgggatttgTTGGCATTTCCGCAACCTCGAAATAGACTTCATTCAAGCTATTGCcggtttttattttttcattattGCAGACTATGTTCAAGAACACTGCATACACGGAAGGCTTTCGTGCTGGCATTCACTGTCAACCCAACAAATGGTGAAGTTCTCTACATCAATGAAAAAGAatgtggtaaaaaaaaaaaagaaaaccatGATGGAGAAACTGTTCGGTTCCATTTCTTGATgtccttatttatttatttatactttGCATTGAACCAGTTCTCACATTTCATCTTCCAGTTTATAATGGAAATCCGTTTTAATTTTAGTACCTGTCTCGTGTCATTCAACCTTAGAACATGAAAAATAATACCAGAAGCCCAGAACCTTGTTACATCATATCGCGGCTGGGTTCGTATCCCTGGGTGTAGCCACTGGAAGTTTACTAGGGAAATAACAATCACAAGTCCGAGATTTCGAACCCGTTCGTCCCCTTGAGCTGTTAAAAGTAGGGACCGAGTTTCGGACGCGGCCCCCAAGGGATAAAACTCGAGTACAAAAGATTGTGAGATGGAGGCCAGTGTGAAATTATTAATTGTCCTTCAAGCTCGTATATTTTAGAATGCTGAACTCTACTCAACTATAAAAtatattaagtttaattttaaactctatttttaattattaattcagCATGAATTAGCTTGAGGAAATTTATTCTTGATCATCGAAATATGTCTAAT
Proteins encoded:
- the LOC140881248 gene encoding uncharacterized protein; translated protein: MGHTKEQLLSLLQELKIEFSQYEHPVVLTVEEQAKYVGQKNGALTKNLFLKDKKQRFYIVSALAETKVDLKVLSQRLGLGKGGLRMAPEEALGEIIQVPLGCVTPFSLVNESARNVSMLLDQRLKTQEYCFFHPLSNDVSIALNAHDLDKFLNSIGKPPAYVDLEADPTVGKDQPPDLAGLVPSGATVLSDPPENKASSQGPEKIPVSVNNKPTAVTAVKPSDASEKEKSRAAANSPIAFADPDKFVEEILEKTVSTALSGIKQHIDKDQEQLSITISNHMRKQLGAQLKFISTMFKNTAYTEGFRAGIHCQPNKW